DNA from Desulfovibrio porci:
ATCCCGAGGTTCAAATACTAGGCGGCGACATGCTTATATATGGCAGCGAAAAACGCTTGTCACATCCACAGGATAACGATGAAATTCGTGCTGCCTTATTTTTTGATTGCAGCATATTTCATCCAACTACCATGTTGCGAAAATCTATTTTAACAAAAACAAATAAATGGTATAATCCATTACTCCCACCAACAGAAGATTATGGGCTTTGGGCTGACCTATTAACAGTCAAGAAAGCTATATTTGCAAATATTCCAGAGACACTGGTACGTTATCGCTTTAGTGATATTCCTCGTCCCCTATACGAAGAGAAACAGTTTCGAAATGCAAATATAGTTCGCTCCAAAATTTTGCAACAGCTTGGATTGCAAGCTAGTACAGAAAATATAAAATGCCATATCGCACTCTTATTCTGTGATGCGCAGGCGCTAGGTGTTACACCTGCTCAGTGCGCTCTATACGGCAATAAGCTACTGAAGGCCAATGAGCATACCCTTTTGACCTCTCCCGCCGCGCTGGAGGCTGAGATTTCTCGCCGACTCACGCAAGTCTTCCGTGTGGATATGCTGCAACGGCAAGAGCATCGTCCAAGTCAATTTTAATAAGGAGTACTTCCTTGAATATTCTTTGCTTTGCTCCATTTTCAGCAGCCTGGGATTTACATGGCTACATTGAAATGGGGATTTTACAATCTCTGAGAGAAAAAAAAGCTAATATTATATATGTATTTTGTGACATAAAAAGTGAATATTGTTATTTATATCTTCATGAAAAGGCAAATTGCGCTTATTGCCAGCAAAGATCTGCAGTATTCGCCGCTGACAAAAACATGCCTTACATCTGGCTGAGCCGTTTTGCACAGGCGGATGACCATGCTGTGGCAACAGACTTCGTGGAAAGCCTGTCTCCTGAGGAATACCCATATGCCGACTATGAAGGCAAAGCGATAGGGCGCTGGGTCTTGTCAACGTTTATCAGCTTTTTGCGGGAAAATCCCTTCAACTGCCACAAAGCAACACATGTGAGTGTTTACAAGGGCATGCTTGTCTTCGCCCTTGAAACGGCCCTAGCCTTAGAGCGCCTGTTACAGCAAGGGCGATATGACCGCGTGCTTATGTTCAACGGGCGTTTCTTGCCTTTTTCCATTTTGCTGGATATGGCAGAAGCCCGGAAAATTCCCTGCTATTTGCACGAAAGAGGCTCACTGCCCAATACTCTGCGCGTAGTCCGCCACGACCCGTCTTCAAAACTCCATCCCATGACGATCATCCCACCTGAAACCTTGTTGGCCGTGCCCCTGACTCCGGATCAACTGGAAAAAACGCAGTCCATCATGCTGCGAGCAGAAACAGACGACACGGGCCTCAACTGGGACAGACACTCCCCTACAACGAAGTATGACGACCTGCGCGCCCATCTAAATATTGAAAAAGACAAGCGTGTCTGGGCTTTTTTTGTTTCTTCCGATGATGAAATGGCCGCATTTCGAGGCTATGAGTATCCGGACTTCCCCACCCAATTGGATGGACTCATACGTATTATCCAGATTATAGCCGATTTTTCCGATGTACATCTGGTCATACGCATGCATCCCAACAGCGGCGCCAAAGGAACCAAGCGCGTGCCTTGGGCTGATAAGCTCACGTCTTTTTTACGGCAGCGCAATCATCATTATGTTACTGTCATTGCAGCAGATGACCAAGTCAATACCTACCAACTTATGAGACTTGCCGAATTTGGCCTGGTTGCTTGCAGTTCCTGCGCTGCGGAAATACTGCATAGAGGCAAGCCAAGCATGGCTTTCCATAAATTGATAACGAAGAATGAAGGAATATTTATAGCTGACAGCAATGCAGCCATGAAAAGGATTCTCTATCGGTTCCATGAAAAAGATATTTCCAGATCTGAAATGAAAGAATGTTTTCGGAAAAGCTTACGCCATAAATACTTTAGATTCTTTTTATCTAATATACCATTTGAAGTTCTTACACAAACATCGCCACATACGGTACGTGCTCTTTTTCGTCGCGTCGAAGAAATCAAAAATATACGTTACCCGGCTTTAAACAAGCTTTCAGACCAGATTTTAAGCGGCAATGAAATCACTTTTGACTATTTTGAAAATGATGAACAGCACTCCTGTTTAGATTCTGAGAGCAGATGGATCGATACATATATGGATCGCTGGTTTACCTCTTGAGGACACAACAGCATGTCCATAACTGTTTTTTAAAGTGTAATGGCATACTACATGCATATAATGTAATAATTATCCGGCGTCATGCCGCTGACGAGAGAAAAGATATGTTTAATGGAAAATCCATTCTCATTACCGGCGGTACCGGTTCTTTTGGCAAAAAATGTATTGAAATTATCTTGAAAAAGCACAAGCCCAAACGGCTTATTGTTTTTTCCCGTGATGAACTCAAGCAGTTTGAAATGCAGCAGGTATTTTCCCCGAAAAAGTATGGCTGCATGCGTTATTTCATCGGTGACGTACGCGACAGGGAACGTCTGTACCGGGCTTTCCGGGGTGTGGATTACATCATCCATGCGGCGGCTCTCAAGCAGGTGCCCGCAGCGGAATATAATCCTACGGAATGCATCCGCACCAACATCGGGGGCACGGAAAACATCGTCAATGCGGCGGCCGACTGCGGTGTGAAAAAGGCCGTGGCCCTGTCCACGGACAAGGCTGTGGCTCCGGTCAATCTCTATGGCGCCACCAAGCTCTGTTCGGACAAACTTTTCATTGCGGCCAATGCCTATACGGCCTGCGAAACCATATATTCCGTGGTGCGCTACGGCAATGTCATGGCCAGCCGCGGCAGCGTTATTCCCTTTTTTATAAAGCAACGTAACGAAGGCCGCCCCCTGTCCATTACGGACAGGCGCATGACCCGCTTCTGGATCACGCTGGAGCAGTCCGTGCACATGGTGCTGCGCTCCTTTGAGCTGGCCGGTGGTGGCGAGATTCTTGTGCCCAAGATACCCAGTATGAAGATCACGGATCTGGCCGAAGCCATTGCGCCAGGCATGCCCACCGTTGAGGTCGGTATTCGCCCCGGTGAAAAGTTGCACGAAACGATGATCACGGCCGAGGATTCCCGCCATACCATCGATATCGGCCAGTACTATGTCATCAAGCCGGAAACTTTTGCCTACCGAGGACCCGAAGGCATTCCCGTACCCGAAGGCTTCAGCTACAATTCCGGCACTAACGAACGCTGGCTGGGCGTTCCGGAATTGCGCGATACCCTGAAGGAACAAGGAGTTGACATCAGCTAACCATGAATACTCCCCATTTTATCCCCTACGGCCAGCAAATCATTGATGATGACGACATAGCGGCTGTGGTCAGCGCGCTGCGCTCGGACTGGCTGACCACCGGCCCGGCCGTGGAACGCTTCGAGGCGGACATCTGCTCCTATACGGGCGCACGCTACGGCGTAGCCGTGAGCAGCGGCACGGCGGCCCTACACGCGGCCATGTTCGCCCTGAACATTGGTCCCGGCGACGAAGTCATCGTCCCTCCCATGACCTTTGCAGCCTCGGCCAACTGTATCCTCTATCAAGGAGGAACGCCCATCTTTGCCGATGTAAATGCCGATACCTTGTTGATTGATTCGGCTGCCGTGGAAGCGGCCATTACTTCCCGCACCAAGGCCATTATAGCGGTGGATTATGCCGGACAGCCCTGTGACTGGGATGCCTTACGCACCATTGCCGATAAATATCATCTGGCGCTGGTGGCCGATGGCTGCCATGCTCTGGGCGCCGCCTATAAAGGATGTCAAGTCGGTACGCTGGCCGATATCACGGTCTTCAGCTTCCATCCGGTCAAGCACATCACCACCGGCGAAGGCGGTATGGCCGTTAGCAACGACGAAGAGCTTGCCGCACGCATGCGGGCCTTTCGCGGACATGGTATTACGACCACGGCCAACCAGCGAGAAAAATCCGGCGCCTGGTTTTATGAAATGACTGCACTGGGATACAATTACCGCATTACGGACTTACAATGCGCACTGGGCAGTTCCCAACTCAAAAAACTGGAAGGCTGGATTAAAAAACGCAATCAACTGGCCCAGGTCTATGATGCCGCCCTGGCAAACCTGGCAAGTCTCCGGCCGCTCAAACGCCGGGCAGAAGTACGGCATGCCTATCATCTCTATGTGGTACGCACCCCGAACCGGGATGAGATATTCCGACGATTGCGCGCTAAAGGTATCGGGGCCAACGTGCATTACGTCCCCGTACACCTGCATCCCTATTACCAGCAGGTAGTCGGCACACGGGAAGGCCTCTGCCCAGTGGCTGAAGCCGCCTATCGGGAAATCCTGACCCTGCCGCTCTGGCCAGGGATGACGGAAACAGATATTGAACGTATTGTAAATTGTACATAGCTTCTTCTGAATAAAATATAAGGAAGTTAGTATATAATTATATATTTTTATATACACAAATACACCATATTACGCCATAACTATAACAATAAAAGCAGCAGTTTCCTTTGTAAATCACAAACTTAGAATCTGTAGCACAGGAAAACTAGCGTGAACCAACGACTTGCCCTTATACCTGCCCGGGGTGGCTCAAAACGTCTCCCCCGTAAGAACATCCTGCCATTTATGGGAAAACCAATGGTACTTTGGACATGTGAAGCCGCGAGGGATTCAGGCTGTTTCAATACTGTCGTCGTATCGACTGAGGACAAGGAAATAGCAGATATTGTACGTACTGCCGGTTTTTCTGTCGATGAGCGACCAGAAGAACTTGGTTCAGATATGGCAAGCTGTGCGGATGTCTGCCTTGAATTTCTTGCACGCTCCGAAAAGGCGGGGACATTCTATGATGCTCTCTGCTGTTTGTACGCGACAGCACCGCTTCGGACTGCTGATGACATTTGCGCTGTCATGAAACTTCTAACATCAGGTACTGATGCCGTTCATGCGGTCTCCGGCTATGATCATCCGCCTCATCAGATGCTGTACCAGAACGCCGAGGGTTTTCTTGTGCCCGCCTTTCCTCTACTTGTGACAAGGAAATCACAAGAGGTCCCCGAAGGGCTTATCGGCAACGGCAGCACCTATGCAATTACGGTGACGGCGCTCAGGAAATACCGATCCTTCTACCCTTCCCGGATCAAGGGCTACCGGATGCCTGCCTTGCGCTCCATAGATATTGATACCGCTGAAGACTTCACTTTTCTCGAAGCCTGCGCCCATCTGCTCAAACAGGAAGGACTCACCCGTGATATTTGACTGCACGCCTCACCCCTCAAAACGGCCCGTCAGTATTGTTTTTGAAGCAGGTCCCACGCATGACGGCCTGCCAACAGCCAAGTTGCTTGTGGATATGGCCGTTCAAGCGGGTGCTGATGCCATCAAATTTCAAATAATTGACGCAAAAAAAATCGTCCCTTCCAAGGATACGCTGTTTACCTATGAGGTGCTGAAAAACAGACACACCGGAGAAAGGGAAACGATCACGGAGTCTCTACAGGAAATCCTGTCCCGTCGAGAGCTGACTTTTCCCGAATGGGTGGAGCTTATCGCTTACTGCAAAGAAAAAAATCTCCTTTTCTTTGCCACCGCCAGTAATGCCGAAGAAATGGAGTTTCTTGCCAACGCAGGCTGCGCGTGCGTTAAAATTTGCTCGGGCGACATCAACTACCACCACTTGCTCAGACAGGCGGCGCGTTTTCCCTGGGTAGTCCAAATTGACACGGGTAGCGCGACGCTTGGTGAAGTCGAACAGGCTGTCGATACTCTGGAAACGGCCGGATGCCGTAACCTCATTATCAACCATTGCCCTTCCGGCTATCCTGCGCGCCTTGAAAGCATCAATCTGCGTACGGTGCAGACCTTGCGGCAGATGTTCCCCTACCCTGTGGCATTCTCCGATCATACCCCTGGCACGACTATGGATATCGCTGCCGTGGCCCTTGGTGCCGACAT
Protein-coding regions in this window:
- a CDS encoding glycosyltransferase family 2 protein; this encodes MKLRPEVSVIMSVYNGEEHLNECLQSICAQTFSNFEFIIVNDASTDNTAEILKHWQRMDSRIRLLYNLENKERSISRNRAITAARSPLIAVMDADDHALPTRLAVQTAFLREHPEVQILGGDMLIYGSEKRLSHPQDNDEIRAALFFDCSIFHPTTMLRKSILTKTNKWYNPLLPPTEDYGLWADLLTVKKAIFANIPETLVRYRFSDIPRPLYEEKQFRNANIVRSKILQQLGLQASTENIKCHIALLFCDAQALGVTPAQCALYGNKLLKANEHTLLTSPAALEAEISRRLTQVFRVDMLQRQEHRPSQF
- the pseB gene encoding UDP-N-acetylglucosamine 4,6-dehydratase (inverting), which encodes MFNGKSILITGGTGSFGKKCIEIILKKHKPKRLIVFSRDELKQFEMQQVFSPKKYGCMRYFIGDVRDRERLYRAFRGVDYIIHAAALKQVPAAEYNPTECIRTNIGGTENIVNAAADCGVKKAVALSTDKAVAPVNLYGATKLCSDKLFIAANAYTACETIYSVVRYGNVMASRGSVIPFFIKQRNEGRPLSITDRRMTRFWITLEQSVHMVLRSFELAGGGEILVPKIPSMKITDLAEAIAPGMPTVEVGIRPGEKLHETMITAEDSRHTIDIGQYYVIKPETFAYRGPEGIPVPEGFSYNSGTNERWLGVPELRDTLKEQGVDIS
- the pseC gene encoding UDP-4-amino-4,6-dideoxy-N-acetyl-beta-L-altrosamine transaminase, with protein sequence MNTPHFIPYGQQIIDDDDIAAVVSALRSDWLTTGPAVERFEADICSYTGARYGVAVSSGTAALHAAMFALNIGPGDEVIVPPMTFAASANCILYQGGTPIFADVNADTLLIDSAAVEAAITSRTKAIIAVDYAGQPCDWDALRTIADKYHLALVADGCHALGAAYKGCQVGTLADITVFSFHPVKHITTGEGGMAVSNDEELAARMRAFRGHGITTTANQREKSGAWFYEMTALGYNYRITDLQCALGSSQLKKLEGWIKKRNQLAQVYDAALANLASLRPLKRRAEVRHAYHLYVVRTPNRDEIFRRLRAKGIGANVHYVPVHLHPYYQQVVGTREGLCPVAEAAYREILTLPLWPGMTETDIERIVNCT
- a CDS encoding acylneuraminate cytidylyltransferase family protein, with the translated sequence MNQRLALIPARGGSKRLPRKNILPFMGKPMVLWTCEAARDSGCFNTVVVSTEDKEIADIVRTAGFSVDERPEELGSDMASCADVCLEFLARSEKAGTFYDALCCLYATAPLRTADDICAVMKLLTSGTDAVHAVSGYDHPPHQMLYQNAEGFLVPAFPLLVTRKSQEVPEGLIGNGSTYAITVTALRKYRSFYPSRIKGYRMPALRSIDIDTAEDFTFLEACAHLLKQEGLTRDI
- a CDS encoding N-acetylneuraminate synthase family protein — its product is MIFDCTPHPSKRPVSIVFEAGPTHDGLPTAKLLVDMAVQAGADAIKFQIIDAKKIVPSKDTLFTYEVLKNRHTGERETITESLQEILSRRELTFPEWVELIAYCKEKNLLFFATASNAEEMEFLANAGCACVKICSGDINYHHLLRQAARFPWVVQIDTGSATLGEVEQAVDTLETAGCRNLIINHCPSGYPARLESINLRTVQTLRQMFPYPVAFSDHTPGTTMDIAAVALGADMLEKTITLNRCIRSPEHIMSLEPQEAEDFVRTIREVEIALGNPRRIMTPEERAQPPVVRRSVVAARDIIAGETLTQDMLDYARPGDGLPAHLDYLVLGKRSRRAYRQGEKLFPSDVA